From the genome of Gracilibacillus salitolerans, one region includes:
- a CDS encoding YesL family protein, translating into MPYLSGFFKFLYSFGNWLAKIMFLHILWLVCTLLGLGIFGLVPATLATVYIIHKWFVEGFDIPIMRPYWNFYRTNFLKANGFGLIWVTIGLFLYADYYISKQFIQSFYFHSFLIILMVLFTISLFHFHTAFIRYDLKFFHYFKQSLLIGLARPIESIAMVITLLPIYYLYNIFPIFIVFMGSSLTLYPIVWFSYRACILVEEKRERIHKESTSLL; encoded by the coding sequence GTGCCTTATTTAAGTGGATTTTTCAAATTTCTTTATAGTTTTGGTAATTGGTTAGCTAAAATTATGTTTCTTCATATATTATGGCTTGTTTGTACTCTTCTAGGTTTAGGGATTTTCGGATTAGTACCAGCAACGTTGGCAACGGTTTATATCATTCATAAATGGTTTGTAGAAGGATTTGATATACCAATAATGAGACCATACTGGAATTTCTATAGAACAAATTTTTTAAAGGCAAATGGTTTTGGTTTGATATGGGTAACTATAGGGTTATTTCTTTATGCAGATTACTATATCTCTAAGCAATTTATTCAGTCCTTTTATTTCCATAGTTTTCTTATCATATTAATGGTGTTGTTTACTATTAGTTTATTTCATTTTCATACGGCATTCATTCGATATGACTTGAAGTTTTTTCATTACTTTAAACAATCGTTATTGATAGGTTTAGCTCGACCCATCGAGTCTATAGCGATGGTGATAACATTATTACCAATATATTATTTATATAATATATTTCCAATTTTTATAGTGTTTATGGGATCATCATTAACACTTTACCCAATTGTATGGTTTTCTTATCGTGCTTGTATTTTGGTAGAAGAAAAGAGAGAACGGATACATAAAGAAAGCACAAGTCTGTTATAG
- a CDS encoding extracellular solute-binding protein: MKQVKSVWLMLLFALVITVLTVGCSSDDTAGDDGSETNEDAVEGDWDGQTIKVQLIGDFDLEDSTDPITGETTQGLQVIKDEFESQHPGATVEFIIMPWEGYTEKTQAMITSGEADVYQMPGIADFAAQGVVEPLEPYIEEDPDFDLDRFIDNQVDGWKALGPDSDELGIYGLPFLGDARFIAYDKQLFDEWGVEYLSEYPTMDEVTEKAKQMTGENPVTGEKNYGIWFRGDWSSAFTLINLAEGQNGSWGSGFAWDEIEFNFDSPEMVSGLEWLLEMQEYAPDGLVSDQGSEKWLTPDNDIAIMLNQGPGDTIMSAYAQGLGDRIAIAQEFKNDEGVGGMFAGSPITMAKDSENKDLAWEWMKFATSETVQQYIFEEANGMPAIQAAETWDSYAKVENLMDPTMEAMSTPWTPRYPWASSQPRFILTSEVEAALTGERSAQEAVEKAQVESEEWLENRN, translated from the coding sequence ATGAAACAAGTTAAAAGTGTCTGGCTAATGTTATTGTTTGCTTTAGTAATAACCGTTTTAACAGTAGGTTGCAGCTCAGATGATACTGCAGGTGATGATGGCTCAGAAACAAATGAGGATGCTGTAGAAGGTGATTGGGATGGCCAAACCATAAAAGTCCAGTTAATTGGTGATTTTGATTTGGAAGACTCCACAGATCCTATTACAGGAGAGACGACTCAAGGTCTTCAAGTTATTAAAGATGAGTTTGAAAGTCAACATCCTGGTGCAACAGTTGAGTTTATTATCATGCCTTGGGAAGGGTATACAGAAAAGACGCAAGCAATGATTACTTCAGGTGAAGCAGATGTTTATCAAATGCCTGGTATTGCAGACTTTGCAGCTCAAGGGGTAGTAGAACCACTAGAGCCATACATTGAAGAGGACCCTGATTTCGATTTGGATAGATTTATAGATAATCAAGTGGATGGCTGGAAAGCACTTGGTCCTGATAGTGATGAACTGGGGATATACGGCCTACCTTTCTTAGGTGATGCACGCTTTATTGCTTATGATAAACAATTATTTGATGAGTGGGGTGTTGAATATCTTTCTGAATACCCTACAATGGACGAAGTAACGGAAAAGGCAAAACAGATGACAGGAGAAAATCCGGTTACAGGTGAAAAAAACTATGGTATTTGGTTCCGTGGTGATTGGTCTTCTGCTTTCACATTAATTAATCTTGCTGAAGGTCAAAATGGCAGTTGGGGATCTGGATTTGCCTGGGATGAAATTGAATTCAATTTTGATAGTCCAGAAATGGTATCCGGGTTAGAGTGGTTATTAGAAATGCAAGAATATGCACCTGACGGACTTGTAAGTGACCAGGGTAGTGAAAAATGGCTGACACCAGACAACGATATTGCTATTATGCTTAATCAAGGTCCTGGTGATACGATTATGTCAGCATATGCACAAGGCCTTGGTGATCGCATTGCCATTGCCCAAGAGTTTAAAAATGATGAAGGTGTAGGCGGCATGTTTGCAGGAAGTCCAATTACAATGGCCAAAGATAGTGAAAATAAAGACTTAGCTTGGGAATGGATGAAGTTTGCCACAAGTGAAACTGTTCAACAATATATATTCGAAGAGGCAAATGGAATGCCAGCTATCCAAGCGGCAGAAACATGGGATAGTTATGCAAAAGTGGAAAATCTAATGGATCCGACCATGGAAGCAATGAGTACACCATGGACACCTAGATACCCTTGGGCTTCGTCACAACCACGTTTTATATTAACTTCTGAAGTTGAAGCTGCTTTGACTGGTGAAAGGTCAGCTCAAGAAGCAGTGGAAAAAGCCCAAGTGGAGAGTGAAGAATGGTTGGAAAATAGAAATTAA
- a CDS encoding carbohydrate ABC transporter permease, with protein sequence MDQKTSERISNIVKFIILLVCGTLLMMPFVWMVSVGFDRTANITMPFPPRLIPETISNFNYGIVFENGRLIKSYINSGIVTTSSVFLQVSASLLAGYAFSKGNFKYKRLLFILVLCTLMIPMEPRLIPLYTLFNSFNLLNTFWPLILPTVINGMLIFLCKQFFDQLPTTLREAAQIDGAGEFRIFFTVYLPLAGPIAATMVILSFIWSWNDFMWPLVVLNNQDLHTVPLYLASFSLENGTSLGGLTMALATVSILPIVVLYLFLQRYIIQSIALSGVKGE encoded by the coding sequence ATGGATCAGAAAACTAGTGAAAGAATATCAAATATAGTAAAGTTTATCATCTTGTTGGTATGCGGAACATTACTGATGATGCCATTTGTCTGGATGGTAAGTGTTGGTTTTGATCGAACGGCTAATATTACCATGCCTTTCCCCCCTCGATTAATACCGGAAACAATATCAAACTTTAACTATGGAATTGTTTTTGAGAATGGAAGACTCATTAAATCTTATATTAACTCCGGTATTGTCACGACAAGTTCCGTTTTTTTGCAAGTATCCGCATCATTACTTGCAGGGTATGCCTTTTCCAAAGGTAATTTTAAATATAAGAGACTTCTTTTTATTCTTGTATTGTGTACGTTGATGATCCCAATGGAACCAAGACTTATTCCGTTATACACATTATTTAATAGTTTTAACTTGTTAAATACCTTTTGGCCATTGATTCTACCAACTGTTATTAATGGTATGCTTATCTTTCTATGTAAGCAATTCTTTGATCAGCTACCGACAACTCTTCGTGAAGCAGCACAAATTGATGGCGCAGGAGAGTTTAGAATATTCTTTACCGTTTATTTACCACTAGCAGGCCCGATTGCAGCGACAATGGTTATTCTTTCTTTTATTTGGAGTTGGAATGATTTCATGTGGCCATTGGTTGTTTTAAATAATCAGGATCTCCATACGGTTCCGCTATATCTCGCAAGCTTTTCTTTAGAAAATGGAACAAGTTTAGGAGGATTAACGATGGCCCTTGCCACCGTTAGTATATTACCTATCGTAGTACTGTACCTTTTCTTGCAGAGATATATTATTCAAAGTATTGCATTAAGTGGAGTGAAGGGAGAATGA
- the tnpB gene encoding IS200/IS605 family element RNA-guided endonuclease TnpB: protein MLRHKAYKYRIYPTKEQAILITKTIGCSRFVYNYFLDQWNTCYADTGKGLTYSACSKLLTHLKKQPDTEWLREVDKFSLQNALRNLADSFSRFFTHQNDQPRYKSKKNPIQSYTTHFTNNNIAVCDKYIKLPKLGWVTCAKSQEPTGRIVKATIRKQASGTFFVSILCEEEMHELPKTDSAIGLDLGITDFAVFSDGHKVDNNRFTAKMEAKLKREQRKLSRRALVAKKNGISLFEAKNYQKQKRKVARLHEKVMNQRNDFLNKLSTEIIKTHDVICMEDLNTKEMLRNHKLAKSISDVSWSSFVAKLQYKAEWYGRAIIKVDTWFPSSQLCSECGHRDGKKSLDIREWTCPVCHAHHDRDINASKNILAEGLRRYTLV, encoded by the coding sequence ATGCTGCGACACAAAGCCTATAAATATAGAATCTATCCAACCAAAGAACAAGCCATTCTTATCACGAAGACAATAGGTTGTTCCAGATTTGTCTATAATTATTTTTTGGATCAATGGAATACGTGTTATGCAGATACGGGAAAAGGACTAACTTATTCCGCTTGTTCTAAGTTGTTAACCCATTTAAAGAAACAACCCGATACAGAATGGCTTCGTGAAGTAGACAAGTTTTCCCTTCAAAACGCTCTTCGAAACCTCGCAGATTCATTTTCGCGTTTTTTCACCCACCAAAATGATCAACCACGTTACAAAAGCAAAAAGAACCCTATTCAAAGTTACACCACACACTTCACGAATAACAATATTGCCGTTTGCGACAAGTATATAAAATTACCCAAACTTGGATGGGTTACATGTGCTAAAAGTCAAGAACCAACAGGACGTATTGTAAAAGCAACCATTCGCAAACAGGCTAGTGGTACCTTTTTTGTGTCGATTCTTTGCGAAGAAGAAATGCACGAATTACCCAAGACAGATTCGGCAATAGGGCTGGACCTTGGCATCACAGATTTTGCGGTTTTTTCGGATGGACATAAAGTAGACAATAATAGATTCACGGCCAAAATGGAAGCGAAACTTAAACGGGAGCAACGTAAATTGTCCAGACGAGCATTGGTTGCAAAAAAGAATGGCATTAGCCTGTTTGAAGCGAAAAACTATCAAAAGCAAAAACGAAAAGTGGCCCGCTTACATGAAAAAGTAATGAACCAACGCAACGACTTTCTAAATAAGCTCTCCACAGAAATCATCAAAACCCACGATGTGATCTGTATGGAAGATTTAAACACAAAAGAAATGTTGCGTAATCACAAACTAGCGAAAAGTATCTCTGACGTATCATGGTCTAGCTTTGTTGCGAAATTACAGTACAAAGCGGAATGGTACGGTCGTGCCATCATCAAGGTGGATACATGGTTTCCATCTAGTCAACTATGTTCGGAATGTGGTCATCGAGATGGCAAGAAATCACTCGACATTCGAGAATGGACATGTCCTGTTTGTCATGCCCATCATGATCGTGACATCAATGCTAGTAAAAATATCTTGGCCGAAGGTCTAAGGCGGTACACATTGGTATAA
- a CDS encoding helix-turn-helix domain-containing protein has product MIKSKLFIKYIFSYLFVFLVPFIVMSSIIYTNSVSDLKEEIEQSNLSKLEQVATLTNERVSELETIANRIAYDPRLTPYMLKHEYYGSEAIDELKKYKANSSIIEEILIYYHGNDLIYSSEGSYTVPSLIRKYQFYNWDNAHLVENLQTNIPINTVVDQLSPQERNNHYITYFFPLTLDNNNSYGTVVYLIKDRTINELIANTMSDFKGNAYIISEHNQVIASTIKDENIDSKSIDIENNSYGEVNTVELNGNEYSLAIVESDITGWKFIIMMETDQFFERLSNTIMIMIILCLSLFIVGSILAIAFAKKQYQPIRSLFDSVSNNRKLELKGINELDTIKRTVTSVFEDHEMLSETIFKHQTFAKDQFLTNIIKGDFTTEEEINSYNETLYLDIHGDYYCSMIISLEKQQLSKEKITERETIYELFTNITLEDVTAYGIDLLYMDAIALVVKINGDRSVAQTKRNEFVKQLKWDIKEITGIKPMIGIGKVYDKTTMINRSYIEALAALEHKYFYSQGSCIYFENIKEEKEFDIGYPKEDLLRIVQSIKQGDSQVAKEALLSVFDNLQQNELSLSFLKAICFDIINTVMKTITEIGVNPSKQKCEQIFDFQTIEQLFEKLNDLVFYACKEVNENKKSHNEQLKYDIIEYLHKHFDLYDLSLEKIAIEFRLSASYVSRFIKEQTGYTFKQYVQYLRMEEVKTQLVETNKPIKAIVLDVGYKDVANFTRKFKNEIGITPGKYRQIYTETANN; this is encoded by the coding sequence ATGATCAAATCTAAATTATTCATAAAATATATTTTTTCTTATTTATTTGTATTTTTGGTCCCTTTTATTGTAATGAGTTCTATTATTTATACGAACTCTGTTTCTGATCTAAAGGAAGAAATAGAACAGTCAAATTTAAGTAAATTAGAGCAAGTTGCAACACTTACAAACGAAAGGGTAAGTGAATTAGAAACAATTGCTAATCGTATAGCGTATGACCCTAGGTTAACACCATATATGTTGAAGCATGAATATTATGGTTCAGAAGCTATTGATGAATTGAAGAAATATAAGGCAAACAGTTCAATCATTGAAGAAATTCTAATATATTACCATGGGAATGACCTTATTTATTCTTCGGAAGGTTCCTATACGGTCCCTTCCTTAATCAGAAAATACCAATTTTATAATTGGGATAATGCCCATTTAGTAGAAAACTTGCAAACAAATATTCCAATTAATACGGTTGTTGATCAATTATCGCCCCAAGAAAGAAACAACCATTATATTACATATTTTTTTCCTTTAACATTAGATAACAACAATAGTTATGGAACGGTTGTTTATCTTATTAAAGATCGAACAATCAATGAATTAATAGCAAATACGATGAGCGATTTTAAAGGTAATGCTTATATCATATCTGAACATAATCAAGTTATTGCTTCGACGATAAAAGATGAAAATATAGATAGTAAGTCGATAGATATTGAAAATAATAGCTATGGAGAGGTAAATACTGTTGAATTAAATGGAAATGAATATTCACTCGCTATCGTAGAGTCCGATATAACAGGGTGGAAATTTATTATTATGATGGAAACAGATCAATTCTTTGAACGCTTATCTAATACAATAATGATCATGATTATATTGTGTCTAAGTCTGTTTATTGTGGGTAGTATTTTAGCGATTGCTTTTGCCAAAAAACAATATCAACCTATCAGATCTTTATTCGATTCAGTAAGTAATAACAGGAAATTGGAATTAAAAGGAATCAATGAATTGGATACTATTAAGAGAACCGTTACCTCTGTGTTTGAAGACCATGAAATGCTTAGTGAAACGATATTTAAACATCAAACTTTTGCAAAGGATCAATTTTTAACGAATATTATTAAAGGTGACTTTACTACAGAAGAGGAAATCAACAGTTATAATGAAACGTTATACCTTGATATTCATGGTGATTATTATTGTTCGATGATTATTTCATTGGAGAAGCAACAATTGTCTAAGGAAAAGATAACAGAACGTGAAACTATTTATGAATTATTTACTAATATAACTTTAGAAGATGTTACAGCATATGGCATCGATTTATTATATATGGATGCCATTGCTTTAGTAGTTAAGATTAATGGTGATCGATCGGTTGCTCAAACAAAACGTAATGAGTTTGTAAAGCAATTAAAGTGGGACATAAAAGAAATAACCGGAATTAAACCAATGATAGGAATAGGGAAAGTATATGATAAGACTACTATGATTAACAGGTCTTATATTGAAGCGTTAGCAGCATTAGAGCACAAATATTTCTATAGTCAGGGAAGTTGCATTTATTTTGAAAACATAAAAGAAGAAAAGGAATTCGATATTGGGTATCCCAAAGAAGACTTGTTGAGAATCGTGCAAAGTATTAAGCAGGGAGATAGTCAAGTTGCTAAAGAAGCCTTGTTATCCGTTTTTGATAATTTACAACAGAATGAGCTATCTTTGTCCTTTTTAAAGGCCATATGCTTCGACATTATCAATACAGTGATGAAAACTATTACAGAAATAGGTGTTAACCCATCTAAACAAAAATGTGAACAAATCTTTGATTTCCAGACTATAGAGCAATTATTTGAGAAACTGAATGACTTAGTTTTTTATGCTTGTAAGGAAGTGAATGAGAATAAGAAGAGTCATAATGAACAACTTAAATACGATATTATTGAGTATTTGCATAAGCATTTTGATCTTTATGATCTATCGTTAGAAAAAATAGCGATTGAATTTCGATTGTCAGCTTCGTATGTCAGTCGATTTATTAAAGAACAAACCGGCTATACATTTAAACAGTATGTGCAGTATTTACGCATGGAAGAAGTGAAGACTCAGTTAGTCGAAACGAATAAACCCATCAAAGCAATTGTGTTGGATGTAGGTTATAAAGATGTGGCAAATTTTACTCGTAAATTTAAGAACGAGATCGGAATCACACCAGGAAAATATCGACAGATTTACACAGAAACGGCTAATAATTAA
- a CDS encoding YesL family protein: protein MGERKMYHEGILYKTMVWISRLAYLNILWLLFSLGGLLFFGFFPSVVAALAIERKWIRGNRDFSLFKQFWLEFKNNFKQANLIGYFLIFVGGLLYVNIMLVSTIDHWLRWLLLFLLFGLAFLVSIISTYIFPTFVHYNAKFIDYITYAFVVALVSPLNTILILLNICAFFFIGYYFPGIIFVFTGSGLTFIMMWFSYQSLKKIENKTSLYMKSTM, encoded by the coding sequence ATGGGTGAACGAAAAATGTATCATGAGGGGATTTTATATAAGACAATGGTATGGATTTCGCGTCTTGCCTATCTTAATATACTTTGGCTATTATTTAGCTTAGGAGGTTTACTATTCTTCGGTTTTTTTCCGTCTGTAGTTGCTGCACTGGCAATTGAAAGGAAATGGATTCGCGGTAATCGGGACTTCTCTTTATTCAAACAATTTTGGTTAGAGTTCAAGAATAACTTCAAACAAGCAAATTTGATAGGCTATTTTTTGATATTTGTGGGAGGTTTACTATATGTAAATATTATGCTGGTTAGCACGATTGATCACTGGCTTCGGTGGTTACTCTTGTTCTTGCTATTTGGTTTGGCATTTTTAGTAAGTATTATCTCCACCTATATCTTCCCGACATTTGTGCATTACAATGCTAAATTTATAGATTATATAACCTATGCATTTGTGGTTGCACTTGTATCTCCTTTAAATACTATTTTGATTCTGCTTAATATTTGTGCCTTTTTCTTTATTGGTTATTATTTCCCTGGTATCATATTTGTATTTACAGGAAGTGGATTGACGTTTATAATGATGTGGTTTTCCTATCAATCATTGAAAAAAATTGAAAATAAAACTTCTCTTTACATGAAATCCACAATGTAA